The following coding sequences are from one Candidatus Neomarinimicrobiota bacterium window:
- a CDS encoding ABC transporter ATP-binding protein, whose amino-acid sequence MSRIQISKLTFTHSDGIQALQEIDLELNSGSRTAVVGPNGAGKTSLLMAIAGLIKVNGEIQIEDTLLSSSTVEELRKNMSFVFQNPDEMLFMPTVMEDVCFGLDSLGLNEAQAKTRAHEALEQVSLIGFEHRSAHHLSYGERRKVCLAICLARRSPLTLFDEPSRELDPQGRRNFINMFREWGGTLILATHDLELVLETCEQMILIDDGQIIKT is encoded by the coding sequence CTTTACTCACAGTGATGGTATCCAAGCCCTGCAGGAGATTGATCTCGAATTGAACAGTGGTTCGAGAACAGCCGTGGTGGGGCCGAATGGTGCCGGTAAGACATCCTTGCTCATGGCCATAGCCGGTCTTATCAAAGTCAATGGTGAAATACAGATCGAGGATACCCTGCTAAGCTCGTCAACAGTTGAAGAATTACGCAAAAATATGAGTTTTGTTTTCCAAAATCCGGATGAGATGTTGTTTATGCCCACGGTAATGGAAGATGTCTGTTTCGGTTTGGACAGCCTGGGTCTAAATGAAGCACAAGCCAAAACGCGGGCTCATGAGGCTCTGGAGCAGGTGTCTCTGATTGGTTTTGAGCACCGATCGGCTCATCACCTGAGTTATGGGGAACGACGCAAAGTGTGTCTGGCTATTTGTCTGGCAAGGCGTTCCCCCCTGACTCTTTTTGATGAACCTTCGCGCGAACTGGATCCTCAGGGTCGTCGCAATTTTATCAATATGTTTCGTGAGTGGGGCGGAACTTTGATCCTGGCCACCCATGACCTGGAGCTGGTTCTGGAAACCTGTGAACAAATGATTCTTATCGATGATGGCCAAATCATCAAAAC